One genomic window of Sodaliphilus pleomorphus includes the following:
- a CDS encoding acyltransferase — translation MIIKDIIREFYRNLRPFKISGKSNAIKIGKPRHKHNFFINIKGNNNRVIIGERCRLDNLTITINGDNNHIVFDENVKFRGPCTIIAEGNSKLNIGSETGVRGVTFILKDASISIGKRCMFSYNILLRNHDSHKVINTVTGNVTNLAKDIILHDHIWLAQNCTILKGVEIGKNSIVAFGAIVTKNCPPNSVIAGCPAKVVANNITWDY, via the coding sequence ATGATAATCAAAGATATTATAAGAGAATTCTATAGGAATCTCAGACCATTTAAGATCTCAGGGAAAAGCAATGCAATTAAAATTGGCAAACCGAGACATAAACATAATTTCTTTATAAATATAAAAGGAAACAACAATCGCGTAATTATTGGAGAAAGATGTAGACTAGACAATCTTACAATTACGATAAACGGTGATAATAATCACATCGTTTTTGATGAAAATGTAAAATTCAGAGGGCCATGCACAATTATTGCTGAAGGGAATTCTAAGTTAAATATAGGCTCGGAAACAGGAGTACGTGGAGTAACATTTATCTTAAAAGATGCATCAATCTCAATAGGTAAAAGATGCATGTTCAGTTACAACATATTACTAAGGAATCATGATTCTCATAAGGTAATAAACACTGTTACAGGCAATGTGACAAATCTCGCAAAAGACATTATTCTGCATGACCACATCTGGCTGGCTCAAAACTGTACAATTTTAAAAGGAGTAGAAATAGGTAAGAATTCAATCGTTGCATTTGGGGCAATTGTAACTAAGAATTGTCCACCTAATAGCGTGATTGCAGGATGTCCTGCAAAAGTAGTAGCCAATAATATAACATGGGATTACTAA
- a CDS encoding glycosyltransferase family 2 protein — protein MKISIVLPIYNVEKYLYKSIESIGLFNQEQVEIILVNDGSTDGSLDICRYFAHKFSNVSIINKSNGGLSDARNAGINAAKGEYIYFLDSDDWLVSNAIMTLYDFAIKNKCEVVQAGFYYAYPNYLLFDDRYICEETHPFVLNKEETMRELIKNTYIKNFVWGKLYKTSIVKRHLNPVGKYFEDAYWQHLIINEISCYGIIPQPLYYYRQRGDSISGHFSLKNIDLLEGYKERYYFIRDNYPQFESLMRHCFFNLVRDMYLASLSSKDKRIINAFIEYISKIDTSKAPLSLKINFKYPTLLKIISLMRRITNRILLKNKPLKRINI, from the coding sequence ATGAAGATAAGCATCGTTTTACCAATTTACAATGTTGAGAAATATCTGTACAAGTCAATCGAAAGTATAGGGCTATTTAATCAAGAGCAGGTAGAGATAATTCTTGTAAATGATGGCTCAACAGATGGAAGTCTTGACATTTGTAGATACTTCGCTCATAAATTCTCAAATGTCTCCATAATAAATAAATCGAATGGCGGCTTAAGCGATGCTCGTAATGCAGGCATAAATGCTGCCAAAGGGGAATATATCTATTTTTTAGACAGCGACGACTGGCTTGTTTCTAATGCAATTATGACTCTGTACGACTTTGCTATAAAAAACAAATGTGAAGTAGTACAAGCAGGCTTTTATTACGCTTATCCAAATTACCTTCTCTTTGACGATAGATACATTTGCGAAGAAACTCACCCCTTTGTGCTGAACAAGGAGGAAACGATGAGAGAATTAATTAAAAATACTTATATTAAAAATTTTGTTTGGGGAAAACTCTACAAGACCTCGATTGTAAAAAGGCATTTAAATCCCGTAGGGAAGTACTTTGAAGATGCATATTGGCAACACCTTATTATCAACGAGATTTCATGTTATGGTATCATCCCTCAGCCGCTTTATTATTATCGACAAAGGGGAGACAGCATCTCGGGACATTTTTCTCTTAAGAACATAGACTTACTTGAAGGCTACAAAGAACGATATTATTTCATAAGAGATAATTACCCTCAATTTGAGAGTTTAATGCGGCATTGTTTTTTTAACCTGGTACGAGACATGTACCTAGCCTCATTAAGTTCAAAAGATAAAAGAATAATCAATGCATTTATAGAATATATTAGTAAGATTGACACATCCAAGGCACCTCTATCTTTAAAAATAAATTTTAAATACCCCACATTATTAAAAATCATTTCTCTAATGCGAAGAATAACAAATCGAATTCTATTAAAAAACAAACCCCTAAAAAGGATCAATATATGA
- a CDS encoding glycosyltransferase family 2 protein — protein sequence MPEISVIVPVYNSGKYLKRCIESILAQSFKDFELILVDDGSTDSSSEICDEYQSKYNRIKVYHQKNQGVSSARNRGIKNANGNWITFIDSDDYVNERLLDTLFESQKKYCCEFVLTGQKKINGRDCQKREYPDLFLKREDFGVIFDKNLMRFQKAPWAKLFKTDILKSNSILFDEKIHAGEDALFVYTYLLKIRSLSFTPGCGYIYDLHQGSLTTLGIASFDEEMHGFIKFRAVVEKLMSNIQTSSTYPMEYLTYWQERVIASIYSNEFKTRKERITKLKGVDTHLLKKWKRNSSWKEYFLNKMLISHLYYLYDLLMTLKR from the coding sequence ATGCCAGAGATTTCAGTCATAGTCCCTGTATATAACTCAGGAAAATATCTAAAGCGTTGTATTGAAAGCATCCTAGCTCAATCTTTTAAGGATTTTGAGCTCATTCTTGTTGATGACGGTAGCACTGATAGTTCCAGTGAAATTTGTGATGAATATCAAAGCAAATACAACCGTATAAAAGTTTACCATCAAAAGAACCAAGGTGTCAGCTCCGCAAGAAATCGTGGAATAAAAAATGCAAACGGAAATTGGATTACATTTATCGACTCTGACGATTATGTCAATGAGCGCCTTCTTGACACGCTTTTTGAAAGCCAAAAAAAATATTGTTGCGAGTTTGTTTTGACAGGTCAAAAAAAAATAAACGGAAGAGATTGCCAGAAAAGAGAGTACCCGGATCTATTTTTAAAAAGAGAGGATTTTGGTGTAATATTTGACAAGAACCTAATGCGGTTTCAAAAAGCTCCATGGGCAAAGCTATTTAAAACAGACATTTTAAAAAGCAATTCCATCTTGTTTGACGAAAAAATTCATGCTGGAGAGGATGCACTATTTGTCTACACGTATCTATTAAAAATAAGAAGTTTAAGTTTCACTCCAGGATGCGGATACATTTATGATCTTCATCAGGGCTCTTTAACAACCTTAGGGATAGCCTCTTTTGACGAAGAGATGCATGGCTTTATAAAATTTCGTGCAGTAGTAGAAAAACTAATGTCTAACATACAAACATCAAGCACATACCCTATGGAATACCTAACCTACTGGCAGGAAAGGGTCATTGCATCAATATATAGTAATGAGTTTAAGACCAGAAAGGAGAGAATAACGAAACTAAAAGGAGTTGATACTCATCTACTAAAGAAATGGAAGAGAAACAGCTCTTGGAAAGAATATTTTTTGAATAAGATGTTAATCTCTCATTTATATTACTTATATGATTTATTAATGACCCTAAAAAGATGA
- a CDS encoding polysaccharide biosynthesis protein has protein sequence MTATQASSNRRIAKNTVALYLRMFLTMIVGFYTSRVVLNTLGVQDYGIYGVVGGVIAMMGFLNAAMAGATSRFLTFELGRGDSARLARTFSSALIIHMGIALVVMVLGETVGLWFLCNKLVIPPSRMEAAHWVYQLSILSSMIGITQAPYDASIISHEKMNVYAYVEILNSLLKLGIVYLLVLGHFDKLKLYAVLTLAVSVTIMLIYRVYCLRHFKETHFHWVWDKTLLKPMLSFSGWDLYGNACVTARQQGINFLINMFFGVTLNAASSIATTVNGVVQGLVFNVITAFRPQIIKQYAQDKVEEMQNLMTNAITITIVLFGILLTPCFLEMPLLLHIWLGIVPAHAIDFCRILLFSCIIGLINSIVNIGNHATGNIKYISFITGSILLTSLPAVYIFFKLNFSSNFAYYTLVIVNILVLSSDLVILKKQISSFSIYALIKRIAQGSIVVAIAAILSYIVYRNMQDSFWRLFVVTAVNLIVLLSVTYCFLLDDKTRKIVKDKLCQRFQS, from the coding sequence ATGACAGCAACACAAGCATCAAGCAACCGCCGCATCGCCAAAAACACTGTGGCACTCTACCTGCGCATGTTCCTCACCATGATCGTGGGCTTCTACACCTCGCGCGTGGTGCTCAACACCCTGGGCGTGCAGGACTACGGCATCTATGGCGTGGTGGGCGGCGTGATAGCCATGATGGGCTTTCTCAACGCCGCCATGGCCGGCGCCACAAGCCGCTTCCTCACCTTCGAGCTGGGGCGTGGCGACAGCGCTCGCCTGGCCAGGACCTTCTCGAGCGCGCTCATCATCCACATGGGCATTGCCCTTGTGGTCATGGTGCTGGGCGAGACCGTGGGTCTGTGGTTCCTGTGCAACAAGCTCGTGATACCCCCCAGCCGCATGGAGGCCGCCCACTGGGTGTACCAGCTCAGCATCCTGAGCTCGATGATAGGCATCACCCAGGCGCCCTACGACGCCAGCATCATCTCGCACGAGAAGATGAACGTGTATGCCTACGTCGAGATCCTCAACTCGCTGCTCAAGCTCGGCATCGTCTACCTGCTCGTGCTGGGCCACTTCGACAAGCTCAAGCTCTATGCCGTGCTCACCCTGGCCGTCTCGGTCACCATCATGCTGATCTACCGCGTCTATTGCCTGCGCCACTTCAAGGAAACCCACTTCCACTGGGTGTGGGACAAGACCCTGCTCAAGCCCATGCTCTCCTTCTCGGGCTGGGACCTCTATGGCAACGCCTGTGTCACGGCGCGCCAGCAGGGCATCAACTTCCTCATCAACATGTTTTTCGGCGTCACCCTCAACGCCGCCAGCTCCATCGCCACCACAGTCAATGGTGTAGTGCAAGGACTGGTATTTAATGTCATCACAGCATTCCGCCCTCAAATCATCAAGCAATATGCCCAAGACAAAGTTGAAGAAATGCAAAACCTTATGACAAATGCTATCACAATTACCATCGTACTCTTTGGGATATTGCTCACACCTTGTTTTCTCGAGATGCCATTGTTGTTACACATCTGGCTCGGCATCGTGCCTGCCCATGCTATTGACTTTTGCAGAATTCTGCTGTTTTCTTGTATCATTGGACTTATTAATAGCATTGTAAATATTGGAAATCACGCTACGGGAAACATCAAATACATCAGTTTCATTACCGGTTCAATTCTATTAACAAGCCTTCCTGCCGTATACATTTTTTTTAAATTGAACTTTAGCTCCAATTTTGCTTATTACACCTTAGTGATTGTAAATATTTTAGTATTATCCAGTGATTTGGTAATTTTAAAAAAACAAATAAGCTCGTTTAGCATTTATGCATTGATCAAGAGAATTGCTCAAGGAAGCATCGTGGTTGCAATAGCGGCAATACTCTCCTATATTGTCTACCGAAACATGCAAGATTCTTTTTGGCGATTATTTGTAGTAACGGCAGTGAACCTTATTGTATTACTTTCTGTAACCTATTGCTTTCTTTTGGATGATAAAACACGAAAAATTGTAAAAGACAAATTATGCCAGAGATTTCAGTCATAG